The following proteins are encoded in a genomic region of Anomaloglossus baeobatrachus isolate aAnoBae1 chromosome 6, aAnoBae1.hap1, whole genome shotgun sequence:
- the LOC142244647 gene encoding uncharacterized protein LOC142244647 — protein sequence MEKLLLALVVATMVHARPTAPTIPEANPLELVMEAIEVYNGESHSDAMFRLYKDEYHYEEGPVGQKQANFTIKETVCQKSKNETREICEFNPKGLEKSCTALQRAQETFTVICSTVTEGTKKTPENREDAAGVQPEDEASYEDQVIIMDDNEKILVKKEDKEERRDEDAGLESAAENADEKYLVPRSRKKTPHAGQSLGRLACLECFFDIFT from the exons ATGGAGAAGCTCCTGCTGGCTTTGGTGGTGGCCACCATGGTCCATGCCAGACCGACAGCTCCCACCATTCCGGAAGCCAATCCCTTGGAGCTGGTAATGGAGGCCATCGAAGTCTACAATGGAGAATCCCATTCAGACGCCATGTTTAGGCTTTACAAGGATGAGTATCACTATGAAGAG GGCCCCGTGGGTCAAAAACAAGCAAATTTCACCATTAAAGAAACTGTTTGTCAAAAATCAAAAAATGAAACCCGTGAAATCTGCGAATTTAACCCCAAAGGG CTGGAGAAGAGCTGTACGGCGCTACAGCGTGCGCAGGAGACATTTACggtcatctgctccacagtcaccgaGGGG ACAAAGAAAACTCCTGAAAACCGAGAAGATGCCGCCGGCGTCCAGCCCGAGGATGAAGCCTCCTATGAGGACCAGGTCATAATCATGGATGACAATGAGAAGATATTGGTAAAAAAGGAAgataaagaggagagaagagacgaGGATGCCGGCCTGGAATCAGCAGCAGAAAATGCCGATGAGAAATATCTCGTACCAAGATCCAGAAAGAAGACGCCGCACGCGGGACAGAGCCTAGGGAGGCTGGCGTGTCTGGAATGTTTCTTTGATATTTTCACATGA